The following proteins come from a genomic window of Aequorivita marisscotiae:
- a CDS encoding helix-turn-helix domain-containing protein, whose product MTEIIDLLLALSQEIKDLKTRIDITRATRVERLKDTWIDNQDVMQMLHISQRTLQTLRTNGTIPFSRIRGKFYYKVSDIEKLLQDHYYNPNFKCDGNK is encoded by the coding sequence ATGACAGAGATAATCGATTTGCTCTTGGCACTCTCCCAAGAGATTAAGGACCTAAAAACACGTATCGATATTACCAGGGCAACGAGAGTAGAACGCCTAAAAGATACGTGGATTGACAATCAAGATGTAATGCAAATGCTACACATAAGTCAGCGAACCCTGCAAACGCTCCGGACGAATGGTACTATTCCCTTTAGCCGGATACGCGGTAAATTTTATTACAAGGTATCCGACATTGAGAAGCTTTTGCAAGACCATTATTATAACCCAAATTTCAAATGCGATGGAAATAAGTAA
- a CDS encoding BT4734/BF3469 family protein, with translation MEISKEAILNKTHYGLKVYAYILRQYYPESVLSLKGRDCGITRNPFNGGKDTLQINIVDNVAQHYDTELTDFKGDIFEFASYHFKTLEEQDLLIKLNEALHLRIGQKNSFYNQEEFQPAVEFPEIATQASPVFSYFQKPVTNIIPNRQASLVEVFHLIKGDDFASCTSTLRKIQDVKKARKYKAFHFDYVTFSGLFSKRNDKDLKKHSGLLTIDFDHLKDISNLREALLKDEYFETELLFTSPSGDGLKWVIPIELTKVKHQDFFKAAANYIQHSYSLEVDVSGKDISRACFLPHDPNVFINPKYL, from the coding sequence ATGGAAATAAGTAAAGAAGCAATTCTAAACAAAACGCATTATGGGTTAAAAGTTTATGCCTACATCCTACGGCAGTATTATCCTGAATCAGTCCTTTCCCTAAAGGGAAGGGACTGCGGGATAACCCGAAACCCATTTAATGGAGGAAAGGACACATTACAAATAAACATTGTTGATAATGTTGCCCAACACTATGACACAGAACTAACTGATTTTAAAGGAGATATTTTTGAGTTTGCATCGTATCACTTTAAAACATTAGAAGAACAGGATTTATTGATAAAATTGAATGAAGCACTGCATCTACGTATTGGTCAAAAGAACAGTTTTTACAATCAAGAAGAATTCCAACCCGCGGTCGAGTTTCCCGAAATCGCAACACAGGCTTCGCCCGTGTTCAGCTATTTTCAAAAACCTGTAACCAATATAATCCCAAATCGGCAAGCCTCTTTGGTTGAGGTGTTCCACCTCATCAAAGGAGATGATTTTGCTTCGTGTACAAGTACACTTCGCAAAATTCAAGACGTGAAAAAAGCCCGAAAGTATAAGGCGTTTCATTTCGATTATGTAACCTTTTCCGGATTGTTCTCAAAACGAAACGATAAGGACCTTAAAAAGCATTCGGGACTTTTAACTATTGACTTTGACCACCTCAAAGATATTTCCAATTTAAGGGAAGCTTTGCTCAAAGATGAATACTTTGAAACCGAACTTCTTTTTACATCACCTTCCGGTGATGGCCTAAAGTGGGTTATCCCTATTGAATTAACCAAAGTCAAACACCAAGATTTCTTTAAAGCGGCCGCCAACTACATCCAGCATTCATACAGCTTGGAAGTGGACGTATCGGGCAAAGACATTTCAAGAGCCTGTTTTTTACCACACGACCCTAATGTTTTTATCAATCCAAAATATTTATAA
- a CDS encoding DUF3987 domain-containing protein: MQKKTFNPLDWMENPTQQQQLTEQKPQPVTDNNSDVEKIIQNIEANQIDIAPNYNDWINIGFAFADEFGETGRNLFHRVSQYYSGYNSKECDKQFDNCLKSKGQGVSLKSFFFLAKQAGVSIATQSSHTSASSLANRKHRINEQQQNSHSEERTREKMPTFPKSLYPELPQFLQQVVAIATSDEERDILLLGSLVAISACLPKVYSIYDGKKVFSNLFLFVTAQASAGKGRMVHCRQLVNPIHKELREEAKLHKQHYELDLAEYNAKKGKEEGVEKPSKPPEKMLFIPANNSSTGAYQLLGDSDGKGLIFETEGDTLAHAFKSDYGNYSDGFRKAFHHETISYYRRTDREFVDIENPCLSTVLSGTPKQVSALIPNAENGLFSRFIFYYMNINPVWKNVFASTTDNGLDDYFETLGNEFYELYKLLKSNGEFQFNLTVDQQEQFNSFFSKIQGKYITLQGLDYMATIRRLGLIAYRFCMLFSALRILETGDISNKLVCEERDFQASLEIIKVLVVHSSKVFSELPEEEQKPSRKNRKEKFLHNLPKHFNRQIYLEVAKELKIPAKTAEGYITSFIKANLIHREQQDNYLNLLNEENEDIEDVKK, translated from the coding sequence ATGCAGAAAAAAACGTTTAATCCGTTGGATTGGATGGAAAACCCAACCCAACAACAGCAACTTACAGAACAGAAACCACAACCAGTTACAGACAATAATTCAGATGTTGAAAAAATCATCCAGAACATAGAGGCAAATCAAATTGATATTGCCCCAAATTATAACGACTGGATTAACATAGGCTTCGCCTTCGCGGATGAATTTGGAGAAACTGGAAGAAACCTGTTCCACAGGGTCAGCCAATACTATTCCGGCTACAATTCAAAAGAATGCGACAAGCAATTTGACAATTGCCTAAAGTCCAAAGGTCAAGGCGTATCCCTCAAAAGTTTCTTCTTTCTTGCCAAACAAGCGGGAGTTTCGATTGCGACGCAATCTTCACACACCAGTGCTTCCTCGCTTGCTAATCGCAAGCATCGGATAAATGAACAACAACAAAATTCTCATTCAGAAGAACGAACACGGGAAAAAATGCCAACGTTCCCAAAATCTCTATATCCTGAACTTCCTCAATTTCTACAACAGGTCGTTGCTATCGCAACTTCTGATGAAGAAAGGGATATTTTGCTGTTAGGTTCCCTGGTCGCAATCAGTGCTTGTTTACCAAAAGTCTATAGCATTTATGACGGTAAAAAAGTATTCTCCAATCTCTTTCTTTTTGTTACAGCCCAAGCTTCAGCAGGTAAGGGCCGTATGGTGCATTGCCGCCAATTGGTAAATCCCATTCACAAAGAATTACGCGAAGAAGCCAAATTGCACAAACAGCACTACGAGTTGGATTTAGCAGAGTATAATGCCAAAAAAGGCAAGGAAGAAGGTGTCGAAAAACCCTCCAAACCACCTGAAAAAATGCTATTCATTCCAGCAAATAATAGTTCTACAGGAGCCTACCAGCTTTTGGGAGACAGCGATGGCAAAGGACTGATTTTTGAAACCGAAGGAGACACCTTAGCGCACGCCTTTAAAAGCGATTACGGCAATTACAGCGATGGTTTCAGAAAAGCCTTCCATCACGAAACTATTTCCTATTACCGCAGAACCGACCGCGAATTTGTGGACATTGAAAATCCTTGCCTTTCTACGGTGCTTTCGGGAACCCCAAAACAAGTTTCGGCATTGATACCCAATGCTGAAAACGGCTTATTCAGCCGTTTCATTTTTTACTATATGAATATAAATCCTGTTTGGAAAAATGTATTTGCGAGCACCACCGACAACGGTCTCGATGATTACTTTGAAACCTTAGGGAATGAGTTCTACGAACTCTATAAATTACTCAAAAGCAATGGAGAATTTCAATTCAATCTTACGGTTGACCAGCAAGAACAATTCAATTCATTTTTTAGTAAAATACAAGGCAAATACATCACGCTACAAGGATTGGATTATATGGCCACTATTCGCAGATTAGGGTTAATCGCTTATAGGTTCTGTATGTTGTTTTCCGCTTTGCGGATACTGGAGACAGGAGATATTTCAAACAAATTAGTTTGCGAAGAAAGGGATTTTCAAGCTTCGCTTGAAATTATTAAAGTTTTGGTAGTTCACTCAAGTAAAGTATTCAGTGAATTACCAGAAGAAGAACAAAAACCCTCCCGCAAAAACAGAAAGGAAAAATTTCTCCACAATCTACCAAAACACTTCAACCGGCAGATATATTTAGAAGTTGCCAAAGAATTGAAAATTCCAGCGAAAACAGCTGAAGGTTATATTACGAGTTTTATAAAGGCAAATCTCATTCATCGCGAACAACAGGACAACTATTTAAATCTCCTTAATGAGGAAAATGAGGATATTGAGGATGTTAAGAAATAG